The following are encoded in a window of Impatiens glandulifera chromosome 5, dImpGla2.1, whole genome shotgun sequence genomic DNA:
- the LOC124937860 gene encoding uncharacterized protein LOC124937860 isoform X1 translates to MAVLVPGVLLKLLQHMNTDVKVAGEYRSSVLQVVSIVPALAGGELFSNQGFYIKVSDSSHATYVSLPDEHDDLILSDKIQLGQFIHVERLEAASPVPILRGVKPVPGRHPCVGSPEDIVATHSLGFLNNNSGLKKTKSSTSSNGNVKSLLPKLSGSIIKDHKVEKKLAPVLVRSKSQLSKLNGEKKEPSSSRSIPSSPTSCYSLPTSFEKFSSGLKTQAKVKGLQKITAKLEMGEKAGATSVRGSVSLPAKKASSGLSSIKTLAQGFDFGPKAMRKSWEGKMEMKSKESPRLKAPKLELASESRNSSSGLQTPRKSTSERLPSKEENRVQALSKFSKEENKGKTSSTKKESPNGGFDIETDKLSKQRNNTVGKKPPGDSNGIPGNLVKVSLSSRRLTEGSISWSSLPSSLSKIGKEILKRRDAAQTAAIEAMQEASAADSLLRCLSTYSELRVSAKEDSPQPAVEQFLSLHASLNNARAVADSLSKTIPDDSSPDREEETPPLEEALKITSERRKLASSWVQAALSTNLSSFSVFNRQSNPVTTQSHNPKSNSGNQPILVLENATKTPSSSAQTKPRPSVSAKVVTRRVPELPAVNQKQQVSPPMEWTRGDGLDDAVELAEMLMKESQDWFLKFVERFLDADVDAAASLSDNGQIAGMLTQLKSVNDWLDEIGKEKDKEEGEPPSIPQETVDKIRKKIYEYLLTHVESAAAALGGGAPPPTIPATAEIIKSRR, encoded by the exons ATGGCCGTTTTAGTTCCCGGTGTTCTGTTGAAGCTTCTGCAGCATATGAATACAGATGTGAAGGTTGCAGGTGAGTATAGGTCATCTGTTCTTCAAGTAGTGAGTATTGTTCCTGCATTAGCTGGTGGAGAGTTGTTTTCAAATCAAGGATTTTATATCAAGGTATCAGATTCTTCTCATGCTACTTATGTCTCACTTCCAGATGAACATGATGATTTGATTCTTAGTGATAAGATCCAATTGGGTCAGTTCATACATGTTGAAAGGCTTGAAGCCGCCTCTCCGGTACCAATTCTCCGGGGAGTTAAGCCTGTTCCCGGTCGTCATCCTTGTGTTGGCAGCCCTGAGGATATAGTCGCAACTCATTCTTTAGGATTCCTTAATAACAATTCAGGGTTGAAGAAAACGAAATCTTCAACTTCAAGCAACGGTAATGTTAAATCTCTTCTTCCTAAGTTGTCTGGATCCATTATTAAAGATCATAAGGTGGAGAAGAAATTAGCGCCTGTCCTAGTTAGATCAAAATCCCAGTTATCGAAATTGAATGGAGAGAAGAAGGAGCCGTCTAGCTCAAGATCAATCCCTTCATCTCCAACTAGTTGTTATTCTTTACCCACTTCTTTTGAGAAATTTTCAAGTGGGCTTAAGACACAGGCTAAGGTCAAAGGGTTACAGAAGATTACAGCTAAATTGGAAATGGGAGAGAAGGCTGGGGCTACATCTGTTCGCGGGTCTGTGAGTCTACCCGCAAAGAAAGCATCTTCTGGATTGAGCTCAATCAAGACTCTTGCTCAAGGATTTGATTTTGGGCCTAAAGCTATGAGGAAGAGCTGGGAAGGGAAGATGGAGATGAAGAGTAAAGAAAGCCCTAGATTGAAAGCTCCCAAGCTTGAGCTGGCGTCTGAATCAAGAAATAGTTCTTCT GGCCTTCAGACTCCTAGAAAATCGACGAGTGAAAGATTGCCATCTAAAGAGGAGAACAGAGTTCAAGCTTTGTCGAAATTTTCTAAAGAGGAAAACAAAGGCAAGACTTCATCCACAAAGAAAGAAAGTCCAAATGGGGGTTTTGATATTGAAACGGATAAATTGAGTAAGCAAAGAAACAACACGGTGGGGAAGAAACCGCCTGGAGATTCTAATGGAATACCTGGAAACTTGGTTAAGGTTTCTCTTAGTAGTAGGAGACTGACAGAGGGAAGCATTTCATGGTCTTCACTCCCATCATCCCTTTCAAAGATTGGAAAG GAAATTCTGAAGCGTAGGGATGCTGCACAAACAGCTGCAATAGAGGCAATGCAAGAAGCTTCGGCTGCAGATAGTTTGCTTCGATGTTTAAG CACATATTCTGAGTTACGCGTCTCTGCAAAGGAAGATAGTCCGCAACCAGCAGTGGAGCAATTCTTGTCTCTCCATGCGAGCTTAAACAATGCCCGTGCTGTTGCTGATTCCCTTTCTAAAACCATTCCAGACGATTCATCACCAGATCGTGAAGAAGAAACCCCACCATTGGAAGAAGCTCTGAAAATAACATCAGAAAGACGCAAACTAGCCTCATCCTGGGTCCAAGCTGCATTATCCACCAATTTATCATCATTCTCCGTCTTCAACAGACAATCAAATCCTGTTACAACTCAGTCTCATAATCCAAAATCCAATTCTGGAAATCAACCCATCCTAGTCCTAGAAAATGCCACGAAAACTCCATCATCGTCGGCACAGACAAAACCTCGTCCGTCCGTCAGCGCCAAGGTTGTGACTAGACGGGTGCCTGAATTGCCTGCAGTTAATCAAAAGCAGCAAGTCTCACCTCCGATGGAATGGACCAGAGGCGATGGTCTTGATGATGCAGTCGAACTGGCCGAAATGCTAATGAAGGAATCTCAGGACTGGTTCTTGAAATTCGTGGAGAGATTCTTGGACGCTGACGTGGATGCTGCCGCCTCTTTATCCGACAACGGGCAAATAGCTGGCATGCTGACTCAACTGAAAAGTGTAAACGATTGGTTGGACGAAATAGGAAAGGAGAAGGACAAGGAGGAAGGGGAGCCACCAAGCATCCCACAGGAAACAGTGGACAAGATAAGAAAGAAGATTTACGAGTATCTTCTGACTCATGTGGAATCCGCAGCCGCCGCTCTGGGTGGAGGAGCTCCTCCACCAACAATTCCGGCAACAGCAGAGATTATTAAATCAAGAAGGTAA
- the LOC124937860 gene encoding uncharacterized protein LOC124937860 isoform X2, producing the protein MAVLVPGVLLKLLQHMNTDVKVAGEYRSSVLQVVSIVPALAGGELFSNQGFYIKVSDSSHATYVSLPDEHDDLILSDKIQLGQFIHVERLEAASPVPILRGVKPVPGRHPCVGSPEDIVATHSLGFLNNNSGLKKTKSSTSSNGNVKSLLPKLSGSIIKDHKVEKKLAPVLVRSKSQLSKLNGEKKEPSSSRSIPSSPTSCYSLPTSFEKFSSGLKTQAKVKGLQKITAKLEMGEKAGATSVRGSVSLPAKKASSGLSSIKTLAQGFDFGPKAMRKSWEGKMEMKSKESPRLKAPKLELASESRNSSSTPRKSTSERLPSKEENRVQALSKFSKEENKGKTSSTKKESPNGGFDIETDKLSKQRNNTVGKKPPGDSNGIPGNLVKVSLSSRRLTEGSISWSSLPSSLSKIGKEILKRRDAAQTAAIEAMQEASAADSLLRCLSTYSELRVSAKEDSPQPAVEQFLSLHASLNNARAVADSLSKTIPDDSSPDREEETPPLEEALKITSERRKLASSWVQAALSTNLSSFSVFNRQSNPVTTQSHNPKSNSGNQPILVLENATKTPSSSAQTKPRPSVSAKVVTRRVPELPAVNQKQQVSPPMEWTRGDGLDDAVELAEMLMKESQDWFLKFVERFLDADVDAAASLSDNGQIAGMLTQLKSVNDWLDEIGKEKDKEEGEPPSIPQETVDKIRKKIYEYLLTHVESAAAALGGGAPPPTIPATAEIIKSRR; encoded by the exons ATGGCCGTTTTAGTTCCCGGTGTTCTGTTGAAGCTTCTGCAGCATATGAATACAGATGTGAAGGTTGCAGGTGAGTATAGGTCATCTGTTCTTCAAGTAGTGAGTATTGTTCCTGCATTAGCTGGTGGAGAGTTGTTTTCAAATCAAGGATTTTATATCAAGGTATCAGATTCTTCTCATGCTACTTATGTCTCACTTCCAGATGAACATGATGATTTGATTCTTAGTGATAAGATCCAATTGGGTCAGTTCATACATGTTGAAAGGCTTGAAGCCGCCTCTCCGGTACCAATTCTCCGGGGAGTTAAGCCTGTTCCCGGTCGTCATCCTTGTGTTGGCAGCCCTGAGGATATAGTCGCAACTCATTCTTTAGGATTCCTTAATAACAATTCAGGGTTGAAGAAAACGAAATCTTCAACTTCAAGCAACGGTAATGTTAAATCTCTTCTTCCTAAGTTGTCTGGATCCATTATTAAAGATCATAAGGTGGAGAAGAAATTAGCGCCTGTCCTAGTTAGATCAAAATCCCAGTTATCGAAATTGAATGGAGAGAAGAAGGAGCCGTCTAGCTCAAGATCAATCCCTTCATCTCCAACTAGTTGTTATTCTTTACCCACTTCTTTTGAGAAATTTTCAAGTGGGCTTAAGACACAGGCTAAGGTCAAAGGGTTACAGAAGATTACAGCTAAATTGGAAATGGGAGAGAAGGCTGGGGCTACATCTGTTCGCGGGTCTGTGAGTCTACCCGCAAAGAAAGCATCTTCTGGATTGAGCTCAATCAAGACTCTTGCTCAAGGATTTGATTTTGGGCCTAAAGCTATGAGGAAGAGCTGGGAAGGGAAGATGGAGATGAAGAGTAAAGAAAGCCCTAGATTGAAAGCTCCCAAGCTTGAGCTGGCGTCTGAATCAAGAAATAGTTCTTCT ACTCCTAGAAAATCGACGAGTGAAAGATTGCCATCTAAAGAGGAGAACAGAGTTCAAGCTTTGTCGAAATTTTCTAAAGAGGAAAACAAAGGCAAGACTTCATCCACAAAGAAAGAAAGTCCAAATGGGGGTTTTGATATTGAAACGGATAAATTGAGTAAGCAAAGAAACAACACGGTGGGGAAGAAACCGCCTGGAGATTCTAATGGAATACCTGGAAACTTGGTTAAGGTTTCTCTTAGTAGTAGGAGACTGACAGAGGGAAGCATTTCATGGTCTTCACTCCCATCATCCCTTTCAAAGATTGGAAAG GAAATTCTGAAGCGTAGGGATGCTGCACAAACAGCTGCAATAGAGGCAATGCAAGAAGCTTCGGCTGCAGATAGTTTGCTTCGATGTTTAAG CACATATTCTGAGTTACGCGTCTCTGCAAAGGAAGATAGTCCGCAACCAGCAGTGGAGCAATTCTTGTCTCTCCATGCGAGCTTAAACAATGCCCGTGCTGTTGCTGATTCCCTTTCTAAAACCATTCCAGACGATTCATCACCAGATCGTGAAGAAGAAACCCCACCATTGGAAGAAGCTCTGAAAATAACATCAGAAAGACGCAAACTAGCCTCATCCTGGGTCCAAGCTGCATTATCCACCAATTTATCATCATTCTCCGTCTTCAACAGACAATCAAATCCTGTTACAACTCAGTCTCATAATCCAAAATCCAATTCTGGAAATCAACCCATCCTAGTCCTAGAAAATGCCACGAAAACTCCATCATCGTCGGCACAGACAAAACCTCGTCCGTCCGTCAGCGCCAAGGTTGTGACTAGACGGGTGCCTGAATTGCCTGCAGTTAATCAAAAGCAGCAAGTCTCACCTCCGATGGAATGGACCAGAGGCGATGGTCTTGATGATGCAGTCGAACTGGCCGAAATGCTAATGAAGGAATCTCAGGACTGGTTCTTGAAATTCGTGGAGAGATTCTTGGACGCTGACGTGGATGCTGCCGCCTCTTTATCCGACAACGGGCAAATAGCTGGCATGCTGACTCAACTGAAAAGTGTAAACGATTGGTTGGACGAAATAGGAAAGGAGAAGGACAAGGAGGAAGGGGAGCCACCAAGCATCCCACAGGAAACAGTGGACAAGATAAGAAAGAAGATTTACGAGTATCTTCTGACTCATGTGGAATCCGCAGCCGCCGCTCTGGGTGGAGGAGCTCCTCCACCAACAATTCCGGCAACAGCAGAGATTATTAAATCAAGAAGGTAA
- the LOC124938844 gene encoding 60S ribosomal protein L38-like: MPKQIHEIKDFLLTARRKDARSVKIKRSKNVVKFKVRCSRYLYTLSVLDSDKADKLKQSLPPGLNVQDL, translated from the exons ATG CCAAAGCAAATTCATGAAATCAAGGATTTCCTTCTGACTGCTAGAAGGAAGGATGCCAGATCTGTGAAGATCAAGAGAAGCAAGAATGTTGTCAAGTTCAAAGTTCGTTGTTCCAGGTACTTGTACACCCTTTCGGTTCTTGACTCCGATAAGGCCGACAAGTTGAAGCAATCCCTTCCTCCAG GTTTGAACGTACAAGATCTTTGA